In Falco biarmicus isolate bFalBia1 chromosome 7, bFalBia1.pri, whole genome shotgun sequence, a single window of DNA contains:
- the NDUFAF1 gene encoding complex I intermediate-associated protein 30, mitochondrial: MALTVTLLNSAYLHGRCSRHNVLHPLIGPLLSNSTSKLYSSYRRPGAQPEKKPSLQNTDFSFKKGIDVLKTQLSMLKKETEDHIVGPGGHSLSRYLLEQTRVVWEFRCQEDLNKWVISSDVEIGGKSEVYLKLGRNNQAALLYGNLNTEVPRDGETKYSGYCSMRAKPLVGSFARKKYYDWSNFNSLYLRVRGDGRPWMVNIYTDPYFSHQKDDLYNYFMFTRGGPYWEEIKIPFSKFFLSSRGRVQDDQHPIWLDKISTLGFTIGDKIDGPFQLEIDFIGLLNDRAHTEEFAYETYEKNPKV; the protein is encoded by the exons ATGGCTCTTACTGTTACATTGCTCAACAGTGCTTACTTACATGGTCGATGCAGCAGGCACAATGTTTTGCATCCCTTAATTGGACCTCTCCTCAGCAATTCTACATCAAAATTGTATAGCAGCTACAGGAGGCCAGGGGCGCAGCCCGAGAAGAAACCGTCTTtgcaaaatactgatttcagtTTTAAGAAGGGCATTGATGTCTTAAAGACGCAGCTTAGCATGCTGAAGAAGGAGACCGAAGATCACATAGTAGGGCCTGGAGGCCATTCGCTCAGTCGGTACCTGCTGGAGCAGACAAGGGTGGTGTGGGAGTTTCGGTGCCAAGAAGATTTAAATAAATGGGTTATTTCTTCTGATGTAGAGATTGGAGGGAAGAGTGAAGTTTACCTCAAACTGGGTAGGAACaaccaggctgctctgctgtaTGGAAACCTCAATACAGAAGTACCTCGCGATGGGGAGACAAAATACAGTGGATATTGTAGTATGAGAGCTAAACCGCTGGTG gGATCTTTTGCTAGGAAGAAGTATTATGACTGGTCAAACTTCAATAGTCTGTATTTACGGGTCCGTGGCGATGGTAGACCTTGGATGGTAAACATCTATACAGACCCTTACTTCTCTCATCAAAAGGACGACCTCTACAACTACTTCATGTTCACCCGAGGAGGCCCATACTGGGAGGAAATAAAG ATCCCATTCTCCAAATTCTTTCTCTCCAGTCGGGGAAGAGTCCAGGATGACCAGCACCCTATCTGGTTAGACAAG ATTAGTACCCTTGGATTCACGATCGGAGATAAAATAGATGGTCCATTCCAGCTGGAGATTGATTTTATTGGGCTACTGAATGATAGAGCTCACACGGAAGAATTTGCCTATGAAACATATGAAAAGAATCCTAAAGTCTGA